From Halichoerus grypus chromosome 6, mHalGry1.hap1.1, whole genome shotgun sequence, one genomic window encodes:
- the MUCL1 gene encoding mucin-like protein 1 yields MSGCGLLESESYLLLSSDAFLSVLPANQFTSMKVLVLLVLVAVSTFLVSGQNTSAPSGSSTAAQDSTTAADTTAAADTTAAATTAAAETTAAATTAAATTAAATTAAAETTAAATTAAATTTPFNLLKHIFGKIKNKRGLEGSYAHHYTITQE; encoded by the exons ATGTCAGGATGTGGACTGCTGGAGTCAGAATCCTACCTTCTCCTGAGCTCTGACGCTTTCCTCTCTGTGCTCCCTGCTAATCAATTCACCAGCATGAAGGTCTTGGTGTTGCTGGTACTGGTGGCAGTTTCCACCTTTCTGGTGTCAGGCC agAATACAAGTGCTCCCTCTGGTAGCTCTACTG CTGCCCAGGATTCCACCACTGCTGCGGACACCACTGCTGCTGCGGACACCACTGCTGCTGCCACCACTGCTGCTGCGGAGACCACTGCTGCTGCCACCACTGCTGCTGCCACCACTGCTGCTGCCACCACTGCTGCTGCGGAGACCACTGCTGCTGCCACCACTGCTGCTGCCACCACTACTCCATTTAACCTTCTAAAGC ACATCTTCGGCAAGATTAAGAATAAACGAggtttggaaggcagctatgctcaccactataccataACGCAAGAATAA